In Drosophila innubila isolate TH190305 chromosome 2R unlocalized genomic scaffold, UK_Dinn_1.0 1_C_2R, whole genome shotgun sequence, the following are encoded in one genomic region:
- the LOC117784377 gene encoding 5-oxoprolinase — translation MVLVESAGGSSEGGDKYCFAIDRGGTFTDVLCICPGGRVRTIKLLSEDPERYSDAPREGIRRILKEETGEDLAPSGLVNTSKIGWVRMGTTVATNALLERKGDPVVLVVNTGFRDLLYIGNQARPKIFDLNIRKPANLYQTVVEVDCRIVPEQADRCQLNNQWKVLQGVAGSKYLEVQPVDESSVRSSLAAAREQGINSVSVVLTHSYACPEHELRIGDIAKQLGFSHVTLSHQAMPMCRVVARGYTACAEAYLTPHVDRYLASFKSGFDNQLTGVDVLFMQSDGGLTNMENFRGARAILSGPAGGVVGYALTGSRETDLPLIGFDMGGTSTDVSRYAGTYEHVIESTTAGVTIQAPQLDINTVAAGGGSRLFFRSGIFVVGPESAGSHPGPACYKKGGPLTVTDANLMLGRILPQYFPKIFGPTEDEPLDYELARRKFSELQADINAHLESSGDSRVLTIEQVALGFIRVANETMCRPIRALTQSRGLDTANHVLSCFGGAGGQHACSIARNLGIAKVVVHKYAGILSAYGMALADVVQEVQEPSGVEFNESNGQVLKERLDALSKQCHAKLEEQGFRTIELQPFLHLRYEGTDGALMCAPAAAPGGLESSTSILATYGDFHATFLERYRTEFGFVLQNRRIIVDDIRIRGLGKNETPPEAQISAAPEATPTSEGNTTVHFDEGAFDAPIFLTKNLLAGHKISGPAVLIDQLSTIIVEPECMAEVTKYGDLVIDVRTSGKHGINEELDPVHLSIFSHRFMSIAEQMGRVLQRTSISTNIKERLDFSCALFGPDGGLVSNAPHIPVHLGAMQETVQYQLRVRGETLRNGDVLLANHPQAGGSHLPDLTVITPVFYEGQPKPVFFVASRGHHADIGGITPGSMPPHSTTLAQEGAAFKSFLIVENGQFQEKQIVERLTTPTNAKGAVGTRNLSDNLSDLKAQIAANHKGIHLVSELIDSYGLGVVQAYMTHIQKNAELAVRDMLRQIGRDTLERTGSTVLTAQEFMDDGSPITLRVTIDPESGSALCDFTGSGQEVWGNCNAPRAITLSALIYCLRCMVGHDVPLNQGCLAPIQVVIPKNSILDPSEGAAVVGGNVQTSQRIVDTVLKAFRACAASQGCMNNITIGDDQWGYYETVAGGSGAGPDWHGAGGVHTHMTNTRITDPEILELRYPMILKRFCLRTDGSGGRGRFIGGEGVERDLLFRKPVTLSVLTERRTLQPYGLAGGQPGKSGRNLIIKNDGRVIALAGKICIDVEAGDTFAMKTPGGGGYGHSDDSSNADLSPPTSESGHRFVERGTVYNYSQAQESA, via the exons ATGGTCTTGGTAGAATCTGCTGGTGGCTCGTCTGAGGGCGGGGACAAATATTGCTTTGCTATTGATCGCGGCGGTACCTTCACCGACGTGCTCTGCATCTGTCCTGGCGGTCGTGTGCGCACAATTAAGCTGCTCTCCGAGGATCCAGAACGCTATAGCGATGCTCCCCGAGAAGGCATTCGACGTATACTCAAAGAG GAGACAGGTGAGGATCTGGCCCCTTCTGGCTTGGTGAATACCTCAAAGATTGGTTGGGTGCGCATGGGGACAACAGTGGCGACCAATGCACTACTGGAGCGCAAGGGAGATCCTGTCGTGCTGGTGGTTAACACTGGTTTCCGCGATCTTCTCTACATCGGCAACCAGGCTCGTCCAAAGATATTCGATCTGAACATTCGCAAGCCCGCTAATCTCTACCAAACTGTCGTCGAGGTCGACTGCCGCATTGTGCCCGAGCAGGCGGATCGCTGTCAACTGA ATAACCAGTGGAAGGTGCTACAGGGCGTGGCCGGAAGCAAGTATCTGGAAGTGCAGCCTGTAGACGAGTCTTCCGTCCGATCCTCGCTGGCTGCTGCCCGTGAGCAAGGCATCAACTCAGTGTCCGTAGTACTGACCCACAGCTACGCGTGTCCGGAGCATGAACTGCGCATCGGAGACATTGCCAAACAGCTGGGATTCAGCCATGTCACGCTGTCCCACCAGGCCATGCCCATGTGCCGTGTTGTGGCCCGAGGTTACACAGCCTGTGCAGAGGCTTACCTGACGCCCCACGTGGATCGCTACCTTGCTAG TTTCAAGTCCGGCTTCGATAATCAATTGACCGGAGTGGATGTTCTCTTTATGCAGTCGGATGGAGGCCTCACAAACATGGAAAATTTCCGAGGAGCTCGTGCCATACTTTCGGGTCCGGCAGGAGGTGTGGTGGGTTACGCACTGACGGGATCCCGTGAAACGGATCTCCCGTTGATTGGATTTGACATGGGCGGTACCTCGACGGATGTTTCACGTTATGCCGGCACATATGAGCACGTGATTGAGAGCACTACGGCGGGCGTGACAATTCAGGCGCCCCAATTGGATATAAACACCGTCGCCGCAGGCGGCGGATCGCGACTCTTCTTCCGTTCCGGCATTTTTGTGGTGGGCCCAGAGTCGGCGGGCTCCCATCCGGGTCCAGCTTGTTATAAGAAAGGCGGTCCACTAACTGTTACAGATGCCAATCTGATGCTTGGTCGCATTCTGCCACAATACTTTCCCAAGATCTTTGGGCCCACTGAGGATGAGCCTCTGGACTATGAGCTCGCCAGGCGCAAGTTTAGCGAGCTGCAGGCCGACATCAATGCTCATCTGGAATCCTCCGGTGATTCGAGAGTGTTGACCATCGAGCAAGTGGCTCTGGGCTTCATTCGGGTGGCCAACGAAACCATGTGTCGTCCAATACGCGCCCTGACCCAATCCCGAGGCTTGGACACGGCCAATCATGTGCTCTCATGCTTTGGTGGCGCCGGAGGACAACATGCCTGCTCAATAGCCCGTAATTTGGGAATTGCCAAG GTGGTCGTGCATAAGTATGCGGGAATCCTCTCAGCCTACGGCATGGCACTGGCTGATGTCGTCCAGGAGGTGCAGGAGCCAAGTGGCGTGGAGTTTAACGAATCAAATGGTCAGGTGCTGAAGGAACGTCTGGATGCATTGTCAAAGCAGTGCCATGCCAAGCTGGAGGAGCAGGGTTTCCGAACAATTGAGCTGCAGCCATTCCTTCATCTGCGCTACGAAGGCACCGATGGTGCTCTAATGTGTGCGCCAGCAGCTGCTCCAGGTGGCCTTGAATCCTCAACATCAATACTAGCCACATACGGCGACTTCCATGCCACGTTTTTGGAGCGTTACCGCACAGAGTTTGGCTTTGTGCTGCAGAACCGACGCATAATTGTGGATGACATTCGCATCCGAGGCCTGGGTAAGAACGAAACACCGCCTGAGGCACAGATAAGCGCTGCTCCAGAAGCTACGCCCACATCCGAGGGCAACACCACCGTGCACTTCGACGAAGGTGCCTTCGATGCGCCCATATTCTTGACCAAGAACTTGCTGGCCGGGCACAAGATCTCCGGGCCGGCTGTGCTCATCGATCAGCTGTCTACCATCATCGTGGAGCCCGAGTGCATGGCAGAAGTCACCAAGTATGGGGACCTAGTCATAGATGTGCGAACTAGTGGCAAGCATGGCATCAACGAGGAACTGGACCCAGTGCACCTGAGCATCTTTAGCCACCGCTTTATGAGCATCGCCGAGCAGATGGGCAG AGTACTCCAGCGCACTTCCATATCGACCAACATTAAGGAGCGCCTGGACTTCTCCTGCGCTCTCTTTGGCCCTGATGGTGGACTGGTGAGCAACGCTCCACATATACCCGTTCATCTGGGCGCCATGCAGGAGACTGTACAGTACCAGCTGCGCGTCCGCGGTGAGACGCTAAGGAATGGCGACGTCCTTCTGGCCAATCATCCCCAAGCCGGAGGCTCGCACTTGCCGGATCTGACGGTGATAACGCCAGTGTTTTATGA GGGCCAACCGAAGCCCGTGTTCTTTGTTGCGTCGCGGGGACACCATGCGGACATAGGAGGAATAACGCCAGGATCCATGCCGCCTCACTCCACAACGCTGGCCCAGGAGGGCGCCGCCTTCAAGTCATTCCTCATTGTGGAAAACGGACAGTTCCAGGAGAAGCAGATTGTGGAACGCCTGACGACGCCAACCAACGCCAAGGGAGCTGTGGGCACTCGCAATCTCAGCGACAATCTCTCAGATCTGAAGGCACAGATCGCTGCCAACCACAAGGGCATTCATCTGGTCTCCGAGCTCATTGACAGCTATGGTCTGGGCGTCGTCCAAGCCTACATGACGCACATTCAGAAGAACGCGGAGTTGGCCGTGCGCGATATGCTGCGTCAGATTGGTCGGGACACCTTGGAGCGCACTGGATCCACAGTGCTTACAGCTCAGGAGTTTATGGATGATGGCTCGCCCATCACACTGCGGGTCACCATTGATCCCGAGAGTGGATCGGCCTTGTGCGACTTTACCGGATCGGGTCAAGAGGTTTGGGGCAACTGCAATGCTCCGCGTGCTATAACTTTGTCGGCACTTATCTACTGTCTCCGTTGCATGGTGGGTCATGATGTGCCGCTTAATCAGGGATGCCTGGCGCCCATTCAAGTAGTGATACCCAAGAATTCCATTCTGGATCCTTCAGAGGGTGCAGCTGTAGTTGGCGGAAATGTGCAGACATCGCAGCGCATTGTGGACACCGTTCTAAAGGCATTCCGTGCTTGTGCCGCCTCCCAGGGCTGCATGAATAACATCACAATCGGGGACGATCAGTGGGGCTACTACGAAACGGTGGCTGGCGGATCAGGCGCTGGTCCAGATTGGCATGGAGCAGGTggtgtgcacacacacatgactaACACCCGCATTACCGACCCAGAGATTCTAGAGTTGCGATATCCCATGATCCTAAAGCGCTTCTGTCTTCGCACCGACGGCTCCGGCGGTCGCGGACGGTTTATTGGTGGCGAGGGAGTTGAGCGGGATTTACTCTTCCGCAAGCCGGTAACATTATCCGTTCTAACTGAACGACGCACGCTTCAGCCCTACGGATTGGCTGGTGGACAGCCAGGTAAATCTGGACGTAATCTCATCATTAAGAACGATGGTCGAGTTATTGCCCTGGCTGGCAAGATCTGCATCGATGTGGAAGCGGGG GACACGTTTGCAATGAAAACGCCTGGTGGCGGTGGTTACGGTCACAGCGATGACTCCTCGAACGCCGATCTTTCCCCTCCCACAAGTGAAAGCGGCCACAGATTCGTGGAGCGGGGCACTGTCTACAATTATAGTCAAGCCCAAGAGTCTGcatga